One segment of Pseudanabaena sp. FACHB-2040 DNA contains the following:
- the ilvD gene encoding dihydroxy-acid dehydratase has product MPTYRSKTSTQGRNMAGARALWRATGMHTEDFEKPIIAVANSFTQFVPGHVHLKDLGQLVCREIEAAGGVAKEFNTIAVDDGIAMGHDGMLYSLPSREIIADSVEYMANAHCADALVCISNCDKITPGMLMAALRLNIPAVFVSGGPMEAGKTKLSEHKLDLVDAMVVAADDRISDEVADEYERSACPTCGSCSGMFTANSMNCLTEAIGLSLPGNGTVLATHFDRKDLFLNAARIAVSITRRYYEQDDDSVLPRSIASFKAFENAMTLDIAMGGSTNTILHLLAAANEAGVNFTLTDIDRLSRKVPQLCKVAPNTPQYHVEDVHRAGGIPSILGELDRAGLLHTDVPTVHSKTLKDALDRWDVVRTHDEAIHTFFQAGPAGIPTQQAFSQSTRWPSLDLDRANGCIRSLENAYSTEGGLAVLYGNLAERGCIVKTAGVDESILVFEGKARIYESQDAAVKGILNDEVEPGDVVIIRYEGPRGGPGMQEMLYPTSYLKSKGLGKACALLTDGRFSGGTSGLSIGHASPEAAAGGNIALVESGDRILIDIPNRSIHVDISVEELADRRAAMEAKGKDAWKPAQPRQRRVTAALKAYALLATSADQGAVRNLEMLE; this is encoded by the coding sequence ATGCCGACCTATCGATCCAAAACCTCCACCCAAGGACGCAATATGGCCGGTGCCCGCGCACTTTGGCGCGCCACCGGAATGCACACCGAGGATTTCGAGAAGCCTATCATTGCGGTTGCCAACTCCTTTACCCAATTTGTACCCGGCCACGTCCACCTGAAAGACCTGGGCCAATTGGTGTGTCGTGAGATTGAAGCCGCCGGTGGTGTCGCCAAGGAATTCAATACCATCGCCGTAGACGATGGCATCGCCATGGGCCATGACGGAATGCTCTACAGCCTGCCCTCGCGCGAGATCATCGCTGATTCGGTAGAGTACATGGCCAACGCCCATTGTGCCGATGCTCTGGTCTGTATTTCCAACTGCGACAAGATCACCCCCGGCATGTTGATGGCAGCCCTGCGTCTCAATATTCCTGCCGTATTCGTTTCTGGCGGCCCAATGGAAGCGGGCAAAACCAAGCTCTCGGAGCACAAACTGGACTTGGTGGACGCTATGGTGGTTGCCGCCGATGACAGGATCAGCGATGAGGTTGCCGACGAATATGAGCGTTCCGCCTGCCCAACCTGTGGCTCTTGCTCCGGCATGTTCACCGCTAACTCTATGAACTGTCTAACGGAAGCCATCGGCCTTTCTCTACCTGGCAACGGCACCGTGCTGGCGACCCACTTCGACCGTAAGGATCTGTTCCTCAACGCGGCGCGAATCGCTGTCAGCATTACTCGCCGCTACTACGAGCAAGACGATGATTCAGTGCTGCCGCGTTCTATCGCCAGCTTCAAAGCCTTCGAGAATGCGATGACGCTGGATATTGCTATGGGCGGCTCCACCAACACTATCTTGCACTTGCTGGCCGCTGCCAATGAAGCCGGTGTCAATTTCACTTTGACCGATATCGACCGCCTCTCGCGCAAGGTTCCCCAGCTCTGCAAGGTAGCCCCTAACACGCCCCAATATCATGTCGAGGATGTCCACCGGGCTGGGGGCATTCCCAGCATTCTCGGTGAGCTGGATCGAGCTGGGCTGCTGCATACAGACGTGCCAACAGTCCACAGTAAGACGCTAAAAGATGCACTCGACCGCTGGGATGTGGTGCGAACCCACGACGAAGCCATTCACACCTTCTTCCAAGCTGGCCCTGCAGGAATCCCCACACAGCAGGCGTTCAGTCAATCCACCCGCTGGCCCTCCCTCGATCTGGATCGAGCAAACGGCTGTATTCGTAGCCTTGAAAACGCTTACAGCACCGAGGGCGGCCTAGCAGTGCTGTATGGCAATCTGGCTGAGCGCGGTTGTATTGTGAAGACAGCAGGGGTAGACGAAAGCATTCTGGTCTTTGAAGGAAAGGCACGCATCTACGAAAGCCAGGATGCTGCCGTCAAAGGCATTCTCAATGATGAAGTAGAGCCGGGCGACGTGGTGATCATTCGCTACGAAGGCCCGCGCGGTGGGCCTGGCATGCAGGAAATGCTCTATCCGACTAGCTACCTTAAATCCAAAGGCCTGGGCAAGGCTTGTGCATTACTGACCGATGGCCGCTTCTCAGGCGGCACCTCGGGCCTCTCGATTGGTCATGCCTCCCCAGAAGCAGCGGCGGGTGGCAATATTGCTCTGGTTGAGAGCGGCGATCGCATCTTGATTGACATTCCTAATCGCAGCATCCACGTAGACATATCAGTGGAGGAATTAGCCGACCGTCGTGCTGCAATGGAAGCAAAGGGTAAAGATGCTTGGAAGCCCGCACAGCCCCGGCAGCGACGGGTGACAGCAGCGCTCAAGGCTTATGCCCTGCTTGCAACTAGCGCAGATCAAGGCGCAGTGCGCAACCTGGAAATGCTCGAATAA
- a CDS encoding AraC family transcriptional regulator, giving the protein MPSTAQPSAETVQLLSSGLQPPIISSQSYGWENILVEEFHQPPSEEIYHNENKHLLCLSLNQRPSRLFQKMGDRNHTSLFTKGDLSIAPAGSLLLSRWVQDDQYLQILIDSEFLNQIAQQENGKGSNTIELIPEFQSRHSEIEQIGMMLLKELRNGGSAGKLYVESLTNLLIVHLLRNYSSGQSCIACQQGGLSSHQLLHVTDYIHDCLASDIQLSDLAKLLGLSQFHFSRLFKQSMGISPYQYVLQQRVERAKQLLKTTNLPVMEIALLCGFSSHSHLGKWFRQSTGTTPKAFRRSVTTAKPAAVQQ; this is encoded by the coding sequence ATGCCGTCAACCGCTCAGCCTTCAGCAGAAACCGTTCAATTGCTCAGCAGTGGGCTTCAACCTCCAATTATTTCTAGTCAATCTTATGGCTGGGAAAACATCTTGGTCGAGGAGTTTCACCAGCCCCCGAGCGAGGAAATCTATCACAATGAAAATAAGCACTTGCTTTGCCTATCGCTCAATCAGCGTCCCTCTCGCTTGTTTCAAAAGATGGGCGATCGCAACCACACCAGTCTCTTTACTAAAGGTGATCTATCCATTGCTCCTGCCGGGTCACTTTTGCTGAGCCGATGGGTTCAAGATGACCAATATTTGCAGATTCTGATCGACTCTGAATTTTTAAATCAAATTGCTCAGCAGGAGAATGGCAAGGGCTCTAACACTATAGAGCTGATACCTGAATTTCAATCGAGACACTCAGAAATTGAACAAATTGGCATGATGCTTTTGAAGGAGCTGCGCAACGGTGGATCAGCAGGCAAGCTCTATGTTGAATCGTTGACTAATTTGTTGATCGTCCATCTGCTCAGAAATTATTCTTCTGGGCAGTCGTGTATTGCTTGCCAGCAGGGAGGCTTGAGTAGTCACCAACTGCTTCACGTTACTGATTACATTCATGATTGTTTAGCCAGTGATATTCAGCTTTCTGACCTCGCTAAACTACTGGGCCTCAGCCAGTTCCATTTCAGCCGCCTCTTTAAGCAATCAATGGGAATATCGCCCTATCAGTATGTCCTTCAACAGCGAGTAGAGCGAGCAAAGCAGCTGCTTAAGACCACAAATTTGCCTGTGATGGAGATTGCTTTATTGTGTGGATTTAGCAGTCACAGTCATTTAGGTAAATGGTTTCGCCAGTCTACAGGAACGACACCTAAAGCATTTCGACGCTCTGTTACAACCGCCAAACCCGCAGCAGTCCAGCAGTAA
- a CDS encoding MATE family efflux transporter, with product MVIQADVQPSIRVETRAFLRLSIPLASAQVAQAAVGFVDTIMMGHLGTESLAAGGLASTTFQLLLNVASGFVMAVSPLVAEAYGAGRKGQVEQIARQGLWLSLLLSLPLMIGLAHLEPALVRLGQPAPIATLAAPYFEFILWGIFPALGFAMLRGYASALSQAQIVTAVVMIGTLLNIAGNYVLGFGKFGFPRMGLAGLGLASGLSFWLMFLIFLVYCLKHPQLKEYRFLQDLKQFNFKILRRLGAIGVAIAVTIALEYGLFAVVTFLMGILGTEILAAHQTVYQTMYIIFMVPLGMSYAVTARVGQWYGQEDLRGARRAGYVGIALAGSFMLVTALVLVVCRQQVIGIYIDIENPQNARVLALALPMLFVSALAQLLDGVQRVAMGALYGLQDTRVPMLLSGAAFWGVGLTTGYLLGFSLGLEGVGLWIGQSIGVAVAGLIFVWRFHRLTAAKHI from the coding sequence ATGGTTATTCAAGCAGATGTTCAGCCCAGCATTAGGGTAGAAACTAGAGCTTTTCTAAGGCTGTCTATCCCACTTGCCAGTGCCCAGGTTGCCCAGGCTGCTGTTGGCTTTGTCGATACGATTATGATGGGGCATTTGGGCACAGAAAGCTTGGCGGCAGGCGGGCTCGCTTCAACGACCTTTCAGCTTTTGTTGAATGTAGCCAGCGGCTTTGTGATGGCCGTAAGTCCACTGGTAGCTGAGGCATATGGAGCAGGTCGAAAGGGGCAAGTCGAGCAAATCGCCCGTCAGGGGCTTTGGCTGTCGCTGCTTCTTAGCCTTCCCCTTATGATTGGGTTGGCGCATCTAGAGCCAGCTTTGGTGAGGCTCGGACAGCCAGCACCAATTGCCACGCTGGCGGCTCCGTATTTTGAGTTCATTCTGTGGGGGATCTTTCCGGCGTTGGGCTTTGCCATGTTGAGGGGGTATGCCTCGGCCCTCTCTCAAGCTCAGATCGTGACAGCAGTTGTCATGATTGGAACGCTACTCAATATTGCCGGAAATTATGTTTTAGGGTTCGGCAAGTTTGGCTTTCCGCGCATGGGGCTAGCAGGGCTGGGGCTAGCTAGCGGGCTTAGCTTCTGGCTAATGTTTCTCATTTTCCTCGTTTACTGCCTCAAGCATCCGCAGCTGAAGGAATATCGGTTCCTGCAGGATCTAAAGCAGTTCAACTTCAAAATTCTTCGGCGGTTGGGGGCTATTGGGGTTGCGATCGCAGTCACCATCGCCCTGGAATATGGTCTGTTTGCCGTTGTTACATTCCTGATGGGCATTTTGGGAACCGAGATACTAGCAGCCCATCAAACGGTTTATCAGACCATGTACATCATTTTCATGGTGCCGCTAGGGATGTCCTACGCCGTTACCGCCCGTGTGGGCCAATGGTATGGGCAGGAAGATCTCAGAGGAGCACGACGAGCCGGATATGTGGGCATAGCTCTTGCAGGCAGCTTTATGCTCGTAACGGCACTTGTGTTGGTGGTCTGCCGTCAGCAGGTTATTGGGATTTATATCGATATTGAGAATCCTCAAAATGCCAGGGTACTGGCTCTGGCGCTGCCCATGCTGTTTGTCTCAGCGCTAGCGCAGCTTCTAGATGGGGTACAGCGGGTGGCGATGGGTGCGCTGTATGGCCTTCAAGATACGCGGGTGCCCATGCTCCTGAGCGGCGCTGCATTTTGGGGGGTGGGTCTCACAACAGGGTATCTACTGGGGTTTTCGTTAGGGCTAGAAGGGGTTGGGTTGTGGATAGGGCAGTCGATAGGAGTGGCGGTTGCCGGATTGATCTTCGTCTGGAGGTTTCATCGGCTAACTGCTGCAAAGCATATTTAG
- a CDS encoding PEP-CTERM sorting domain-containing protein (PEP-CTERM proteins occur, often in large numbers, in the proteomes of bacteria that also encode an exosortase, a predicted intramembrane cysteine proteinase. The presence of a PEP-CTERM domain at a protein's C-terminus predicts cleavage within the sorting domain, followed by covalent anchoring to some some component of the (usually Gram-negative) cell surface. Many PEP-CTERM proteins exhibit an unusual sequence composition that includes large numbers of potential glycosylation sites. Expression of one such protein has been shown restore the ability of a bacterium to form floc, a type of biofilm.) has protein sequence MRNQLLIRIFHLPMQKAIITSRSLSAKSLTGTLLLLTSMASPAIATSFAGAPIFTEVNQYSTFIDDDPVDIYYPVVSSSDESTSIVLLFQGALVDKADYRNYAEIVSSYGFTVVVPNNERTLSAPGVPPFSGLFPEQDQVKEVLEFMSLENANSDSPVSGLLNTDLLGLLGHSFGGAVGIASTQDNCFFILCTESYRLPEELKAAIFYGTNFDAANTGIIPPISNEVPTGLIFGTLDGVAPPAETVETFEQLLNPPKVLIELEGANHYGITNEDSFRDPVRPTLEQAVTTETIGRWSGAFLRAHLLNDIGAWNYVYTSLGDEADGNVKVTAAPVSVPEPSVGVVVMLAGLLGTALTRRRKF, from the coding sequence ATGAGAAACCAACTCCTCATCAGGATTTTTCATCTACCAATGCAAAAAGCAATCATTACTAGCCGCTCTTTATCGGCTAAGTCCCTCACAGGTACCTTACTGCTCCTAACCTCAATGGCAAGTCCTGCAATAGCGACTTCTTTTGCAGGAGCCCCTATCTTTACAGAGGTTAACCAGTATTCAACGTTTATCGATGACGACCCAGTAGACATTTACTATCCAGTTGTATCCAGCTCAGATGAATCAACTTCGATTGTCCTACTGTTTCAAGGGGCACTCGTCGATAAGGCGGACTACCGTAACTATGCTGAGATTGTTTCCAGCTATGGATTTACGGTTGTCGTTCCCAACAATGAGCGAACGCTGTCTGCACCAGGTGTTCCTCCATTCTCGGGATTATTTCCTGAGCAAGACCAGGTAAAGGAGGTATTGGAGTTCATGTCGCTAGAAAATGCTAATAGTGATTCTCCAGTCTCTGGGTTGCTCAATACAGATTTGCTAGGGTTACTAGGACATTCTTTTGGAGGTGCTGTAGGCATTGCCTCCACTCAAGACAATTGCTTCTTTATTCTCTGCACTGAAAGTTATCGCCTGCCTGAAGAACTAAAAGCAGCTATTTTCTATGGCACTAACTTTGATGCAGCTAATACGGGAATCATTCCACCTATTAGTAATGAGGTGCCCACTGGACTTATCTTCGGAACCCTAGACGGTGTCGCTCCTCCAGCAGAGACCGTCGAAACTTTTGAGCAGCTTCTCAACCCACCGAAGGTTTTGATTGAACTAGAGGGTGCAAACCACTACGGCATCACTAACGAAGATTCCTTCCGTGATCCTGTTAGACCTACCCTTGAGCAAGCGGTCACAACCGAAACCATCGGACGCTGGAGCGGAGCATTTCTTCGTGCCCATCTGCTAAACGATATCGGTGCCTGGAATTATGTCTATACTTCTCTTGGTGATGAAGCAGATGGTAATGTAAAAGTGACAGCTGCCCCTGTCTCTGTGCCTGAGCCTTCTGTCGGCGTGGTCGTGATGCTGGCTGGATTGCTTGGCACAGCACTAACCCGAAGACGTAAGTTTTAA
- the psbA gene encoding photosystem II q(b) protein, whose protein sequence is MTTTLQRRGTVGLWERFCNWVVSTENRLYVGWFGVLMIPTLLAATTCFVIAFVAEPPVDIDGIREPVAGSLMYGNNIISGAVVPSSNAIGLHFYPIWEAASLDEWLYNGGPYQLVIFHFLIGVFCYMGREWELSYRLGMRPWICVAYSAPVAAATAVFLIYPLGQGSFSDGMPLGISGTFNFMLVFQAEHNILMHPFHQLGVIGVFGGSLLSVLHGSLVTSSLVRETTEIESQNYGYKFGQEEETYNVLAAHGFLSRLLGRTNEIIGAKANSRTNHFIFAALPVFGIWFTSLGISTMAFNLNGFNFNQSVLDAQGRVIGTWADIINRANLGMEVMHERNAHNFPLDLAAGAAEPVAMTAPTLLS, encoded by the coding sequence ATGACAACTACCCTACAGAGACGGGGAACCGTCGGGCTGTGGGAGCGGTTTTGCAACTGGGTTGTCAGCACCGAGAACCGGCTTTATGTCGGCTGGTTTGGTGTGCTGATGATTCCCACTCTGCTAGCTGCAACCACCTGTTTTGTGATTGCTTTTGTGGCTGAACCTCCCGTCGATATCGACGGCATTCGAGAGCCGGTCGCTGGTTCACTGATGTATGGCAACAACATTATTTCTGGCGCAGTAGTGCCCTCTTCCAATGCGATTGGCCTGCACTTCTATCCCATCTGGGAAGCTGCCTCTCTCGACGAGTGGCTGTATAACGGCGGCCCTTACCAGCTCGTGATCTTCCACTTTTTGATTGGCGTTTTCTGCTACATGGGGCGGGAATGGGAACTGTCCTACCGACTAGGGATGCGGCCCTGGATCTGTGTCGCCTACTCAGCTCCTGTTGCTGCGGCGACTGCCGTGTTCCTGATCTACCCCCTCGGCCAAGGCTCTTTTTCTGATGGCATGCCCCTCGGGATCTCCGGCACCTTCAATTTCATGCTGGTGTTTCAGGCAGAGCACAATATTCTCATGCACCCCTTTCACCAGCTAGGTGTGATTGGCGTTTTCGGCGGCTCGCTCCTCAGTGTGCTGCATGGCTCGCTAGTCACTTCCAGCCTGGTGCGCGAGACAACTGAAATCGAATCTCAAAACTACGGCTACAAGTTCGGTCAGGAGGAGGAAACCTACAACGTGCTGGCTGCCCACGGTTTCCTGAGCCGCCTGCTGGGAAGAACTAATGAAATCATTGGGGCCAAAGCCAACAGTCGCACCAACCACTTTATCTTTGCGGCCCTGCCCGTCTTTGGCATCTGGTTCACCTCCCTGGGTATCAGCACGATGGCCTTTAACCTAAACGGGTTTAACTTCAACCAATCAGTGCTCGACGCCCAAGGCCGGGTGATCGGCACCTGGGCCGACATCATCAATCGCGCCAACCTGGGCATGGAGGTGATGCACGAGCGCAATGCCCACAACTTCCCCCTAGATCTAGCAGCAGGTGCAGCGGAGCCAGTAGCAATGACGGCACCAACTCTGCTGAGCTAA
- a CDS encoding TetR/AcrR family transcriptional regulator: MRLPRLVYRSNRQGQLKVLNLKLKTVAGPEPAAVSWVRRLSGAPLAKSSAKSGRSPARQVRDAEATRTAILDAAEEEFARFGLNGARTEAIAAKTGVTKAMIYYYFGSKEDLYQEVLKRPFSDLFNSVAHLSLDEMTPEAAVVALIEAGISYEAAHPYQQMILFQEASQNEGKFLKEAGLQPVYTKIIEILERGMADGSFRPLDPWFTAIQIGGVVSFYFTTYENMKHIAPDWWDFRNPEMIARHKREAIEFVLRGLRAD; the protein is encoded by the coding sequence ATGAGACTGCCGCGCTTGGTATATCGAAGCAACCGACAAGGACAGCTTAAAGTTCTTAACCTGAAGCTAAAGACTGTGGCCGGGCCAGAGCCTGCCGCTGTATCCTGGGTGAGGAGATTGAGTGGAGCGCCTTTGGCTAAGTCGTCGGCAAAATCAGGACGGTCCCCTGCCCGGCAGGTTCGAGATGCAGAGGCGACTAGGACCGCCATTCTCGATGCTGCAGAGGAAGAGTTTGCCCGCTTTGGCCTAAATGGAGCTAGGACAGAAGCGATCGCAGCTAAGACCGGCGTCACCAAAGCGATGATCTACTACTACTTCGGCAGTAAAGAAGACCTGTACCAGGAAGTCTTAAAGCGCCCCTTTAGCGACCTATTTAACTCAGTAGCTCACCTGTCACTGGATGAGATGACGCCAGAGGCGGCAGTTGTGGCTCTGATTGAAGCAGGAATTTCCTATGAGGCCGCTCACCCCTACCAACAGATGATTCTGTTTCAAGAAGCTAGCCAGAATGAGGGTAAGTTTCTCAAAGAGGCGGGGCTGCAGCCAGTCTATACCAAAATTATCGAAATTCTAGAGCGGGGCATGGCAGACGGCAGTTTCCGCCCGCTTGACCCCTGGTTTACGGCGATTCAAATTGGCGGTGTTGTCAGCTTCTACTTCACCACCTACGAGAACATGAAGCACATCGCCCCCGACTGGTGGGACTTCCGCAACCCAGAAATGATTGCGCGCCACAAGCGAGAAGCGATTGAGTTTGTGCTGCGGGGCCTTCGGGCTGACTGA
- a CDS encoding LysR family transcriptional regulator, translated as MKTNHQNQMKLSQLKILVAVAEQGSFSEAALSLEISQSAGVMRSQL; from the coding sequence ATGAAGACAAATCACCAAAACCAGATGAAGTTGTCTCAACTCAAGATTTTGGTGGCGGTGGCAGAGCAGGGCAGTTTTAGCGAGGCGGCTCTGTCTTTGGAGATATCGCAGTCGGCAGGAGTCATGCGATCGCAGCTCTAG
- a CDS encoding S-layer homology domain-containing protein — MMSAANRWYVLGGSALVGGLLVGTFAPLISLQRSAAVASPEQAAVFPDIASHWAQPFIRPLTQDGILAGYPDGTFRPEETMARDEFAAVLRQAFNQEPERRIASGSVYQDVPADHWAVDAIEEAYEMGFMNDYPGGYFRPDDAVIRVDVLSSLAKNLELDAAVEEDTPTAAATTTTPTEQPVAQQPAPATRQAQRRAFMMPMAMTSLMQPFVTPTQRNRTAPNNNAQTAAAPTDGAQTAAAPTAAATSTQTAPPSADASTIVSNQYVDANEIPEGAVTGVADATQAGIVVNYPEPQVLGPNRPATRGEIAAFIHQALVQQGRLAPIAEGEVNNYIVNTAGPEGAAGQ; from the coding sequence ATGATGTCAGCTGCAAACCGTTGGTATGTGTTAGGTGGATCTGCTCTGGTAGGGGGCCTACTGGTTGGAACATTTGCCCCTCTAATATCTCTGCAGCGGTCTGCTGCTGTTGCCTCACCTGAGCAGGCTGCTGTTTTTCCTGATATTGCCAGTCATTGGGCACAGCCTTTTATTCGGCCTCTGACACAAGACGGTATCTTAGCAGGATACCCAGATGGTACTTTTAGGCCAGAAGAAACGATGGCTCGTGACGAATTTGCTGCTGTTTTGCGGCAGGCTTTTAATCAGGAGCCGGAGCGACGCATTGCCAGCGGTAGCGTTTATCAGGATGTACCAGCGGACCACTGGGCTGTTGATGCCATTGAAGAAGCTTATGAAATGGGCTTCATGAACGACTATCCAGGGGGTTATTTCCGACCTGATGACGCAGTTATCCGCGTAGATGTCTTGTCTTCTCTGGCTAAAAATTTAGAATTGGATGCAGCTGTGGAGGAAGACACGCCGACGGCGGCGGCCACCACCACCACCCCTACAGAACAGCCAGTTGCTCAGCAACCTGCCCCAGCAACTCGCCAGGCTCAGAGAAGGGCATTTATGATGCCAATGGCTATGACGTCTCTAATGCAGCCCTTTGTGACGCCTACCCAGCGCAATAGGACAGCTCCTAATAACAACGCTCAAACCGCAGCCGCCCCCACTGACGGTGCTCAAACCGCGGCGGCCCCCACTGCGGCAGCCACTAGTACCCAAACTGCACCTCCTTCCGCTGATGCCTCTACCATCGTCAGCAATCAGTACGTTGATGCGAACGAGATTCCTGAAGGGGCAGTGACTGGTGTTGCCGACGCTACCCAAGCCGGTATAGTTGTCAATTACCCCGAGCCTCAGGTGCTAGGTCCCAATCGCCCTGCTACGCGGGGAGAGATTGCTGCTTTTATCCATCAGGCTTTGGTGCAACAGGGCAGATTGGCCCCAATTGCTGAGGGTGAAGTCAATAACTACATCGTGAACACGGCTGGGCCGGAAGGTGCAGCGGGTCAGTAG
- a CDS encoding FMN-binding negative transcriptional regulator: MYIPTAFKEENLDKLVGFMQANSFATLVSTVEGMPFASHVPLVVTIEDQTVKLTGHLAKANPQWQAFAAAESLAIFIGPHAYIDPALYEKQENVPTWNYIAVHAYGKPQLITLDDSPEQMDQMIEGMINAYGPDFKTQWKSLSSQYQEGMMRGIVGFEMAVSRLEGKYKLSQNRSFADQHSVAQALQQNPDPTASAVGEVMQQNLEAS; this comes from the coding sequence ATGTACATCCCCACTGCCTTTAAAGAAGAAAACCTTGATAAGCTCGTCGGCTTTATGCAGGCAAACAGTTTTGCCACCCTGGTTTCTACGGTTGAAGGCATGCCGTTTGCCTCCCACGTGCCGCTGGTCGTCACTATTGAAGATCAGACTGTAAAGCTGACAGGCCATCTGGCCAAAGCCAACCCTCAATGGCAAGCATTTGCAGCGGCAGAATCGCTAGCAATTTTTATCGGCCCCCATGCTTACATTGACCCGGCTCTCTACGAAAAACAGGAGAATGTGCCCACTTGGAACTACATTGCCGTTCACGCCTACGGCAAGCCCCAGTTAATCACGCTTGATGATTCTCCTGAACAGATGGACCAGATGATCGAAGGCATGATCAACGCCTACGGGCCTGACTTTAAAACCCAATGGAAAAGCCTGTCGAGCCAGTACCAAGAGGGCATGATGCGGGGAATTGTGGGCTTTGAAATGGCCGTGAGCCGGTTGGAGGGGAAATACAAGCTGAGCCAAAATCGCAGCTTCGCCGATCAGCACAGCGTAGCTCAGGCTCTACAGCAAAACCCCGATCCGACTGCTTCAGCTGTTGGAGAAGTAATGCAGCAGAATCTTGAGGCTAGTTAA
- a CDS encoding cyanophycinase, which yields MTSFRPQTATVVSLGCAILALTMSPSAQAGTLVLTGGNWAFPGSGGASEAYGVSIYEEIVNLAGGLDTAKIGIISTASSTPERSAGFYLEDFDALYGSAVDVEYIPITRNDCASYKNDSGSAVVGQIRDRNAFIFTGGDQSFITDCFFNEDPIAATRTDTALIEALRGQFDAGAVIAGTSAGTAVQPSAPMITNGESYEGLRDGSLSFIGSPPFDNTLYYNPLGGLGFFDYGLLDSHFSERGRQGRIIRLASDLGVDVAYGVDENTSLIVKNPGTEDVIFEVLGEGGVFISDISGALVGEKDGFWTISGVTATYLTEGDQFNPLTKTASFIGKTSLTGQEALGEVPDEENIFSYYDFDLRDWTNQRAFTEQAIDLVNSTASIAFGTSLENNPTYGVTLSKIPGSEGFVGFDSQGAPRYSFRTVRVDIAPVPEPGLMLGLLGVGVWGIGGFSKRRV from the coding sequence ATGACCTCTTTTCGACCTCAGACCGCGACCGTAGTTAGCCTTGGCTGCGCCATTCTAGCCTTAACTATGAGTCCCAGTGCCCAGGCTGGCACGCTGGTGTTAACGGGGGGCAATTGGGCTTTTCCCGGCAGTGGTGGTGCTTCGGAGGCGTATGGGGTTTCTATCTATGAGGAGATCGTCAACCTAGCCGGGGGGCTAGACACGGCCAAAATTGGCATTATTTCTACTGCTAGCAGCACGCCGGAGCGGTCAGCCGGATTTTACCTTGAAGACTTTGATGCACTCTATGGCAGCGCCGTTGATGTAGAGTACATTCCCATTACTCGCAATGACTGTGCCAGCTATAAGAACGACAGCGGCTCGGCGGTAGTAGGGCAGATTCGCGATCGCAACGCCTTTATCTTCACAGGTGGCGATCAGTCTTTCATCACCGACTGCTTCTTTAACGAAGACCCAATTGCCGCTACCCGCACCGACACTGCTCTGATCGAGGCGCTGCGGGGACAGTTTGATGCAGGCGCAGTGATCGCAGGCACCAGTGCGGGCACGGCAGTGCAGCCCAGCGCCCCGATGATTACCAATGGCGAAAGCTACGAGGGTTTGCGCGATGGATCTTTAAGCTTCATCGGCAGCCCTCCTTTTGACAACACGCTTTACTACAATCCCCTAGGTGGCTTAGGCTTTTTTGACTATGGCCTGCTCGACAGCCACTTTAGTGAGCGGGGCAGGCAGGGCCGCATCATTCGCCTAGCCTCTGATTTGGGGGTTGATGTCGCCTACGGGGTCGATGAAAACACCTCGCTGATTGTCAAAAACCCTGGCACCGAAGACGTGATTTTTGAGGTGCTGGGCGAAGGCGGCGTGTTTATCTCCGATATATCAGGGGCGCTTGTCGGGGAGAAAGACGGCTTTTGGACTATCTCTGGGGTAACGGCCACCTACCTAACCGAGGGCGATCAGTTTAACCCCCTCACCAAAACAGCCTCTTTTATCGGCAAAACGTCACTGACGGGGCAGGAGGCGCTGGGTGAGGTACCCGACGAGGAAAATATCTTTAGCTACTACGACTTTGACCTACGCGATTGGACCAACCAGCGGGCGTTTACTGAGCAGGCGATCGATCTGGTCAACAGCACTGCCTCTATCGCCTTTGGCACTAGTCTGGAGAATAACCCGACCTACGGCGTTACCCTAAGCAAGATTCCTGGCAGCGAGGGATTTGTCGGCTTCGACAGCCAAGGGGCACCCCGCTACTCGTTTAGAACAGTGCGGGTAGACATTGCGCCCGTCCCTGAACCTGGGCTGATGCTGGGCCTACTTGGGGTTGGGGTCTGGGGGATTGGCGGCTTTTCGAAGCGGAGGGTTTAG